The nucleotide sequence CTATTATACTTGTATCTTTCATTTTTTCAATTGTTCCTGTTACCTATTCATGCTAAAATAAAGGATAGTTTTCAACTTGAAAGAGGGTAAAAAATGAAATTGATCTTATTACTTATTTTAGCATATCTTTTAGGTTCTATTCCTTCCGGTGTCTGGATTGGCAAATTGTTTTTCAAAAAAGATATCCGACAACACGGGAGCGGTAATACTGGAACGACCAATACATTTCGTGTATTAGGCAAAACAGCCGGGATTGTTGTCCTGCTTATGGATATTTTAAAAGGTACATTGGCTACTTGTTTGCCGATGATCTTCCACCTTTCTGGGATTAACCCTCTTTGGTTTGGGGTATGCGCCATTCTTGGCCATACATTTCCGATTTTTGCTGGGTTCAAAGGAGGAAAAGCTGTTGCGACAAGTGCAGGAATGCTTTTAGGATTTAATCCTGTATTTTTTGTTTATTCTTGTATCATCTTTATCGTTAGTTTATTTTGTACAAGTATGGTGAGTTTGAGCAGTATGATCAGTGCAGTATTGATCACTTTATCTACGATCGTCCTTCCTTATGTAGCTCCTGTGATTTTGGCTAAGCCCAATTGGTTACTGACGATCATTGCCTTTTTAGTTTCTTCCTTTATCTTTTATCGGCATAAAGACAATATC is from Enterococcus faecium and encodes:
- the plsY gene encoding glycerol-3-phosphate 1-O-acyltransferase PlsY; the protein is MKLILLLILAYLLGSIPSGVWIGKLFFKKDIRQHGSGNTGTTNTFRVLGKTAGIVVLLMDILKGTLATCLPMIFHLSGINPLWFGVCAILGHTFPIFAGFKGGKAVATSAGMLLGFNPVFFVYSCIIFIVSLFCTSMVSLSSMISAVLITLSTIVLPYVAPVILAKPNWLLTIIAFLVSSFIFYRHKDNIKRIRNHTESRIPFGLNSSKKKS